The following proteins are co-located in the Streptococcus anginosus genome:
- the nth gene encoding endonuclease III, with the protein MVLSKKRARKVIEEIIALFPDAKPSLNFTNHFELLVAVMLSAQTTDAAVNIVTPALFKAYPTPREMAAASENEIASYIARLGLYRNKAKFLKKCAQQLLDNFDGQVPHTRQELESLAGVGRKTANVVMSVGFGIPAFAVDTHVERICKHHDIVKKSATPLEVEQRVMEVLPKNEWLPAHQAMICFGREICHPRNPECDQYPQLYHFD; encoded by the coding sequence ATGGTTTTATCAAAAAAACGTGCGCGAAAGGTGATTGAGGAAATCATCGCCCTATTTCCAGATGCAAAACCTAGCTTGAATTTTACCAATCATTTTGAATTGTTAGTCGCAGTCATGCTGTCAGCTCAAACGACCGATGCAGCAGTCAACATAGTCACACCAGCCCTTTTTAAAGCCTATCCAACTCCACGGGAAATGGCTGCGGCATCAGAAAATGAAATTGCCAGCTATATTGCTCGTCTGGGGCTTTATCGCAATAAGGCTAAGTTTTTGAAAAAATGTGCTCAGCAATTGCTGGATAACTTTGACGGTCAGGTACCTCATACACGACAGGAATTGGAAAGTCTTGCAGGTGTAGGACGTAAAACAGCCAATGTAGTCATGAGTGTTGGTTTTGGTATTCCGGCTTTTGCGGTGGATACTCATGTGGAGCGGATTTGCAAACATCATGACATTGTCAAAAAGTCGGCTACCCCTCTAGAAGTTGAACAACGCGTGATGGAAGTTCTGCCCAAAAATGAATGGCTTCCAGCTCATCAAGCTATGATTTGCTTTGGTCGTGAAATCTGCCACCCAAGAAATCCTGAATGTGACCAGTATCCACAACTGTATCATTTTGATTGA
- a CDS encoding exodeoxyribonuclease III — MKLISWNIDSLNAALTSDSARAQLSQAVLQTLVRLDADIIAIQETKLSANGPTKKHLKVLDELFPHYETTWRSSIEPARKGYAGTMFLYKENLSPKITFPEIGAPSTMDAEGRIITLEFEKFFVTQVYTPNAGDGLKRLEERQIWDKKYADYLTALDIEKPVLATGDYNVAHNEIDLAHPSSNRRSPGFTDEERSGFTNLLNRGFTDTFRYIHGDNPNVYSWWAQRSKTSKINNSGWRIDYWLTSNRIADKVTKSEMIDSGTRQDHTPIVLEIEL, encoded by the coding sequence ATGAAACTCATTTCTTGGAATATTGACTCTCTCAACGCAGCTTTGACCAGCGACTCTGCACGCGCGCAATTGTCACAAGCTGTTTTACAGACTTTAGTAAGATTAGACGCTGATATTATCGCCATTCAGGAAACTAAATTATCTGCTAACGGACCAACTAAAAAACATCTAAAAGTTTTAGATGAATTATTCCCACATTATGAAACTACATGGCGCTCTTCTATAGAACCTGCACGTAAAGGTTATGCCGGAACTATGTTTTTATACAAAGAGAATCTATCTCCAAAAATAACCTTCCCAGAAATCGGTGCACCTTCTACTATGGATGCCGAAGGGCGTATTATTACCCTTGAGTTTGAAAAATTCTTTGTCACACAAGTCTACACTCCCAATGCAGGTGATGGTTTAAAACGTTTAGAAGAACGACAAATCTGGGACAAAAAATATGCTGACTATCTAACAGCTTTAGACATAGAAAAACCTGTCCTTGCGACAGGGGACTACAATGTAGCCCACAATGAGATTGACCTCGCTCATCCTTCTAGCAACCGTCGCTCACCTGGATTTACAGATGAAGAACGATCCGGATTTACCAATCTGTTAAATCGTGGTTTTACTGATACTTTCCGTTACATTCACGGCGATAATCCAAATGTTTATAGCTGGTGGGCACAACGCAGCAAGACCAGCAAAATCAATAACAGTGGCTGGAGAATTGATTACTGGCTGACCAGCAATCGAATTGCAGATAAAGTAACCAAGTCAGAAATGATTGACTCAGGTACAAGGCAAGACCACACACCAATTGTATTGGAAATTGAGTTATAA
- a CDS encoding arsenate reductase family protein, producing the protein MLRFIEYPKCSTCRKAKAELNQLGLDFEAVDIVKETPSKEEILTWMENSDLNIKSFFNTSGLKYRELGLKDKLSGLSAEEAAELLATDGMLIKRPILEKDGKILQIGYRIEYAILDL; encoded by the coding sequence ATGTTACGATTTATTGAATATCCAAAATGTTCGACCTGTCGCAAAGCCAAGGCTGAATTAAACCAGTTGGGTTTGGACTTTGAAGCGGTGGATATTGTCAAGGAAACACCGAGTAAAGAGGAAATTTTAACTTGGATGGAAAATTCTGATTTAAACATCAAATCTTTCTTCAACACTAGCGGGCTCAAATATCGTGAGCTAGGTTTGAAAGATAAACTATCAGGATTGTCCGCCGAAGAAGCCGCAGAGCTTTTAGCAACCGATGGCATGCTCATCAAACGACCAATCTTAGAAAAAGACGGAAAAATCCTGCAAATAGGCTACCGCATAGAATATGCAATATTAGATTTGTAA